The following coding sequences lie in one Apium graveolens cultivar Ventura chromosome 3, ASM990537v1, whole genome shotgun sequence genomic window:
- the LOC141710847 gene encoding uncharacterized protein LOC141710847, which yields MEFTIGVAMLPREYGFVIILVAISGFLNFWMAAQVGKARKKYKVALPAMYALESENENANLFNCVQRGHQNSLEWMPMFLTFMTLGGIKHPIISSVLGVVYIVGRFFYFKGYSTGDPKKRLSVGMYSFGALIGLILCAFSCGIKFLIA from the exons ATGGAGTTCACAATCGGAGTTGCTATGTTGCCAAGAGAATATGGTTTTGTGATTATACTTGTTGCAATCTCCGGCTTTCTTAATTTCTGGATGGCTGCTCAAGTTGGCAAAGCCCGCAAAAA GTATAAGGTCGCTCTACCCGCTATGTATGCTTTAGAATCTGAAAATGAGAATGCTAATCTCTTCAACTGTGTTCAG AGAGGTCACCAGAACTCCCTGGAGTGGATGCCTATGTTCTTAACATTCATGACTCTGGGAGGGATTAAGCACCCTATTATCTCCTCAGTTCTTGGTGTTGTTTATATTGTTGGTCGTTTTTTCTATTTCAAAGGATACTCCACTGGCGATCCTAAGAAGCGTCTCTCGGTTGG GATGTACAGTTTCGGGGCACTGATTGGACTAATCCTGTGTGCATTTTCTTGCGGAATCAAATTTCTCATTGCATGA